From the genome of Deltaproteobacteria bacterium, one region includes:
- a CDS encoding MBL fold metallo-hydrolase codes for MRRKAVWAFSSASRSRTAIRTASDSVATCKTRFSIRTSSSLTIKFFLARVPEVRILLASPRVEISSSIYTPAIVGQFILPLPYLINWIRYITSLSQPVIHGGLMAEVRSFGRVKVIIGEKNGKYPHGNSILVEDDVTALIDPSQTVYEMQGKVTGRPVDMLLNSHYHEDHWIGSHWFPEVPLHIHALDAPAMRSLETLLDYYGMDEASNDVWRPVLLKKYHYKSREQMVHFHDGQVYDFGHTRMRVLHTPGHTGGHCCFFFENEGLLFLGDWDLTKFGPVYGDATSDLIATIASLEQIRALSTNTLVSFHHVGICEKDQAAIVQSYLDIVYEREQMLLEFLAQPRTLTEIIKKRIVYRKDYNNVVWIDAVEKNSMQFHLQKLIQEGRVVQEGERYRVA; via the coding sequence ATGCGGCGAAAAGCGGTTTGGGCTTTTTCAAGCGCAAGTCGGTCTCGTACGGCAATACGGACTGCTTCTGATTCAGTGGCGACTTGCAAGACACGCTTTAGCATACGAACGTCTTCTTCATTGACCATAAAATTTTTTCTCGCCAGGGTTCCAGAGGTGCGCATACTGCTTGCTTCTCCACGTGTGGAAATTTCTTCCTCAATATACACACCTGCAATAGTCGGTCAATTCATTCTGCCGCTTCCCTACTTGATTAACTGGATTCGGTATATAACTTCGCTTTCTCAACCAGTAATACACGGAGGACTCATGGCAGAGGTGCGTAGTTTCGGTCGCGTCAAAGTCATTATCGGTGAGAAAAACGGCAAGTATCCGCACGGTAACTCGATCCTGGTCGAAGATGATGTGACCGCGCTGATCGACCCATCACAGACAGTGTATGAAATGCAAGGAAAGGTGACAGGCCGACCGGTGGATATGCTGCTCAACAGCCACTACCACGAAGACCACTGGATCGGCAGTCATTGGTTCCCCGAGGTACCGCTCCACATCCACGCACTCGATGCGCCAGCGATGCGCTCGTTGGAAACGCTTCTGGACTACTATGGTATGGATGAAGCGTCGAATGACGTGTGGCGACCAGTTTTGCTCAAGAAGTATCACTATAAGTCACGCGAACAGATGGTGCATTTCCACGATGGTCAGGTGTATGACTTCGGGCACACGCGTATGCGCGTGCTGCATACGCCCGGTCATACGGGCGGACATTGCTGTTTCTTTTTTGAGAACGAAGGGTTGCTGTTCTTAGGAGATTGGGATCTGACCAAATTTGGCCCGGTGTATGGCGATGCCACCTCTGATCTTATTGCTACCATCGCATCGCTAGAGCAGATTCGTGCCCTCAGTACGAACACGTTGGTCAGTTTCCATCACGTCGGGATTTGCGAGAAGGATCAAGCGGCAATAGTGCAAAGTTATCTGGATATCGTCTATGAACGTGAGCAGATGTTGCTGGAGTTTCTTGCCCAACCACGCACGTTGACCGAGATCATTAAGAAGCGAATCGTCTACCGCAAAGATTACAATAACGTCGTCTGGATTGATGCGGTCGAGAAGAATTCGATGCAGTTTCATCTCCAAAAACTGATACAGGAGGGAAGGGTGGTGCAGGAGGGAGAGCGGTATCGTGTAGCATAA
- a CDS encoding nicotinate-nicotinamide nucleotide adenylyltransferase encodes MPILGQAIYDLTRLFGLREAVDTLDLVAPPTVRLVAPHTAPSLRRVGILCGSFNPLTFAHTTLAEKAIEAFTLDQVFFTLAKVTVDKEQVTGMSLEDRLLSLSLYVEQHHNLGVALVNRGLYFEQAQAFHSLFGNQVELNFLIGMDKLLQIFDPRYYQDRDAALQQLFSLTSLIVANRGDMDEQSFSQLFDQPENHPFRQHVHFFTLPANITDLSATQVRHNLATEQPISAYVPPAVEEFINETRAHHPPQQCGEEQLYAYAVRQALLALLFTERSWTEQEIDFQRLMTAALSPDAHGRALRQAGSGKDIGESIAIFPLKPEA; translated from the coding sequence ATGCCCATCTTGGGTCAGGCAATTTACGATCTCACACGCCTCTTTGGCTTACGAGAAGCCGTAGACACACTCGACCTTGTTGCTCCTCCGACCGTCCGACTTGTTGCTCCTCACACCGCACCATCGCTCCGTCGTGTCGGAATCCTGTGCGGGTCATTCAATCCTCTCACTTTCGCCCACACGACCTTAGCAGAAAAAGCAATCGAAGCCTTTACCCTCGATCAGGTCTTCTTTACCCTTGCTAAAGTGACAGTTGATAAAGAGCAAGTAACAGGCATGAGCTTAGAAGATCGTCTGTTGTCACTCTCGCTCTATGTTGAGCAACATCACAACCTCGGCGTCGCCCTCGTCAATCGTGGACTCTATTTCGAGCAAGCACAAGCATTTCACTCATTGTTTGGCAATCAGGTAGAGCTGAATTTCCTCATCGGCATGGACAAGTTGTTACAGATTTTTGACCCGCGTTACTATCAAGATCGGGACGCAGCGCTACAACAACTCTTCAGTCTTACCTCACTTATTGTTGCCAATCGTGGCGATATGGATGAGCAGAGCTTTTCCCAATTATTCGACCAGCCTGAGAATCATCCGTTTCGTCAACACGTGCATTTCTTCACTCTCCCCGCAAATATCACCGACTTATCGGCGACACAGGTCCGTCACAACCTTGCGACCGAGCAACCCATCTCAGCGTATGTCCCTCCAGCAGTAGAAGAATTCATCAACGAGACTCGTGCGCATCATCCTCCGCAACAATGCGGCGAAGAACAGCTCTACGCTTATGCCGTTCGTCAAGCACTGCTCGCGTTACTGTTCACTGAACGTTCCTGGACAGAGCAAGAAATCGATTTTCAACGCCTGATGACTGCAGCGCTTTCACCAGATGCTCACGGTCGAGCACTACGCCAAGCGGGGAGTGGAAAGGATATCGGAGAGTCCATTGCCATCTTCCCCCTAAAGCCTGAAGCCTAA
- a CDS encoding adenylate/guanylate cyclase domain-containing protein encodes MDQPTTTLAILFADISGSTRLYETLGDALARQKVADCLSVLSEAIQQRGGTVIKTIGDEVMSTFPSAEVAVQAACAMQESLAERAALSKSPLTIRVGLHYGPALVEAADVFGDAVNLAARIVGLAKANQILTSRQTVDTLPTSLQTMTRHVDRAPLKGKQEAVDIYEVIWREDELTRMEGPSLAPLPTAHSARLRLSFGEQAVEVTPSRPSVSIGRGQENDLVIADEFASRLHARVELRRGKFVLLDQSTNGTFVIIQNEKPLHLHREELLLQGTGVISLGRPLDGNPPTLIHFVCEP; translated from the coding sequence ATGGATCAGCCAACGACAACTCTCGCCATTCTCTTTGCCGATATCAGTGGAAGTACCCGCCTGTATGAGACCTTGGGTGACGCACTCGCGCGGCAGAAGGTTGCGGATTGTTTATCGGTGCTCAGCGAAGCGATTCAGCAACGTGGAGGTACAGTCATCAAAACTATCGGTGACGAAGTGATGAGTACATTTCCCAGTGCTGAAGTTGCGGTCCAGGCGGCCTGTGCGATGCAGGAATCGTTGGCCGAACGTGCGGCCTTGAGTAAAAGCCCGCTCACCATTCGGGTGGGTTTACATTATGGCCCAGCTTTGGTCGAAGCAGCGGATGTTTTTGGCGATGCCGTCAACCTGGCTGCCCGTATCGTCGGCCTGGCAAAAGCGAATCAGATTCTTACTTCCCGTCAAACTGTCGACACACTCCCCACCTCGCTGCAAACCATGACACGACATGTCGACCGTGCCCCGCTCAAGGGAAAACAAGAAGCCGTTGATATTTATGAAGTCATCTGGCGTGAGGATGAACTCACCCGCATGGAAGGGCCTAGCCTTGCTCCACTTCCCACAGCACATTCCGCGCGATTACGCCTGAGCTTTGGTGAGCAAGCGGTAGAAGTTACCCCATCTCGTCCGTCGGTTTCTATCGGCCGCGGACAAGAGAATGACCTCGTGATCGCTGATGAATTCGCCTCACGGCTGCATGCGCGGGTCGAGTTGCGTCGTGGAAAATTCGTCCTTCTCGACCAAAGCACCAATGGGACTTTCGTCATCATTCAGAACGAAAAGCCGTTGCACCTCCACCGCGAAGAACTGCTCCTGCAGGGAACAGGAGTCATCAGCCTTGGTCGCCCGTTGGATGGAAATCCGCCAACCCTGATTCATTTCGTCTGCGAACCATAA
- a CDS encoding transketolase: MHDSEQLTRLREKAQHIRRSIIEMLAAAGSGHPGGSLSATDLVTCLYFQVMRHRPTDPTWQDRDRFILSKGHACPVLYAALAEAGYITPDLLTSLRRFGSPLQGHPDRRKFGLMEASTGSLGIGLSLGVGMALAARLRNSPSRIYVMLGDGECEEGQIWEAAMWAAHQKLDNLCAIVDYNRLQLDASVEEITSLEPLAEKWRAFQWNVQEIDGHNYEHILSAFTHAEQTKGKPTVLVATTVKGKGVSYMENQIKFHGSVPEKAEQIQQALQEITTGR, from the coding sequence ATGCACGACAGTGAGCAGCTTACCCGGCTGCGCGAAAAGGCCCAACACATCCGTCGGTCGATCATCGAAATGTTGGCTGCTGCCGGCTCAGGCCACCCAGGAGGGAGCCTCTCGGCGACTGACCTTGTTACCTGCTTGTACTTCCAGGTCATGCGCCATAGGCCGACCGATCCCACGTGGCAGGATCGCGACCGCTTCATTCTCTCGAAAGGTCATGCCTGTCCGGTGTTGTACGCCGCGCTGGCCGAAGCCGGATACATTACCCCAGATCTATTAACCTCGTTGCGGCGCTTTGGCAGCCCACTCCAAGGGCATCCTGACCGGCGCAAATTTGGCCTTATGGAGGCCTCGACGGGATCGCTGGGCATCGGCCTCTCACTCGGTGTGGGGATGGCTCTTGCCGCTCGTCTGCGTAACAGCCCTTCTCGCATCTACGTCATGCTTGGCGACGGAGAGTGCGAAGAAGGGCAAATTTGGGAAGCGGCGATGTGGGCAGCGCATCAGAAGCTCGACAATCTCTGCGCTATCGTCGATTACAACCGCCTGCAGCTCGATGCCAGCGTCGAGGAAATTACTAGCCTCGAACCATTGGCCGAGAAATGGCGTGCTTTTCAATGGAACGTGCAGGAAATCGACGGGCACAATTACGAACACATCCTCAGCGCCTTTACACATGCCGAACAGACCAAAGGGAAACCTACAGTTTTGGTTGCCACTACGGTGAAGGGAAAAGGCGTGTCATACATGGAGAACCAGATCAAGTTTCACGGCAGTGTCCCCGAAAAAGCTGAACAAATCCAGCAAGCCTTGCAAGAAATCACCACCGGGAGATAA
- a CDS encoding transketolase family protein encodes MIKRWPTQWELGMATREAYGHALAQLGEENSKVVVLDADLSKSTFTSLFGKKFPARFFDVGIAEANMCSIAAGLASDGFIPFASSFASFLLCKGYEQLRICCSYMEMNVNFVGSHGGISLGEDGPSQQSIEDIALACSLPGFTVAMPADEVATRELVQAAAAHYGPVYLRVSRPRAPKIYPAGERFAFGRAKTLSDGDDVTVIANGLMVALACQAAELAERKGIHTRVIDLHTAKPLDEATIEIAARDTGALVVVEEHLSRPGLGSLVAQVVVNRCPVPMEFVGLPDSFAESGTPQELFRAYGLTVEHVLGAIQQVVRRKDKRQVASAR; translated from the coding sequence ATGATCAAACGCTGGCCGACACAATGGGAACTGGGGATGGCGACACGCGAGGCATACGGTCACGCGTTAGCACAATTGGGAGAAGAGAATTCTAAAGTTGTGGTCCTTGATGCTGACCTGTCGAAGTCGACTTTCACTTCGCTGTTTGGCAAAAAATTTCCGGCGCGCTTTTTTGATGTGGGGATCGCCGAGGCCAATATGTGTTCTATCGCCGCCGGACTCGCCTCTGACGGCTTTATTCCGTTCGCTTCGAGTTTTGCCTCGTTCCTCTTATGCAAAGGCTATGAACAACTCCGTATCTGTTGCTCGTACATGGAAATGAATGTCAATTTCGTTGGCTCACACGGTGGAATCAGCTTAGGGGAAGATGGCCCATCGCAGCAGTCGATCGAAGATATTGCGCTGGCGTGCAGCCTCCCAGGCTTCACGGTTGCCATGCCCGCGGACGAGGTGGCCACACGCGAATTGGTCCAAGCCGCGGCTGCCCATTACGGTCCGGTCTACCTTCGTGTCAGCCGCCCACGCGCGCCCAAAATTTATCCTGCCGGAGAACGGTTTGCTTTCGGTCGTGCCAAAACACTCTCAGATGGTGACGACGTCACTGTCATCGCCAATGGCCTGATGGTTGCCCTGGCGTGCCAGGCAGCAGAATTAGCGGAACGCAAAGGCATTCACACGCGGGTGATCGATCTCCATACGGCGAAGCCGTTGGACGAAGCGACGATCGAGATTGCCGCGCGTGATACCGGAGCGTTAGTCGTAGTTGAAGAGCACTTAAGCCGCCCAGGGCTAGGCTCGCTTGTCGCTCAAGTAGTCGTCAATCGCTGTCCAGTCCCGATGGAGTTTGTTGGTTTGCCCGACAGTTTTGCCGAGTCTGGCACCCCGCAAGAACTTTTCCGCGCCTATGGTCTGACAGTTGAACATGTGCTGGGCGCTATCCAACAGGTTGTTCGGCGCAAAGACAAACGTCAAGTAGCCTCAGCTCGTTAG